The window TTCTACCGCAGTCCTTGATTTACCCTTTAAAGCTTGATATGTCAGCACTGTACTGACAAATGTAGTTCCTGACTTATGACTAGTCGTACGAGTTACTAAAAACTTACAGTTTTATAGTCCTTCAGTAAGGACGTGTAACTCGTCCTCAATCGAGATATAAGACCATAGCTTAAAGTTGcattgtcagattttttgccgatttggagtcaaaaatcaattttgaatAGTGAACGAATTTAGAAAGGATATATATTTGTGTAacgaaaaatataaaaagtgaaGATTTGTGACGTCAGGAACTATAGTTATAACACTTTTAAATTTTGCTTTCCGAGGACTTCATTCTGATTGGCTGACTGCTGGCAAATCTGGCGGCCAATCAGAAGGATAAGCAAGTTAATGAATAGTCATGGTGAACACTCATTTTTCACatgaactagagggcgcactggcctatatacgcgctccggcatgcgcgcaggcggccattttcttagcctgacaaaactggcattttgtaagttgaacaaaacagcatcgcgtagcgttcaataaacacaaactccaacgtgtgtttcatattcaacgcgcgtacataatggcgcgcacatgtacattatgtacatgtattatagtcatagagctatatatagctctatgattatAGTACATACACTGCAACTTATGAATATGCATAACAACTAACTTTTCTTATGAATAATGCATTTTTCAGCTGTGACGTGaattattgtcgggatcccgacaataattcattttagtttttaattaactATCACTAATCATTGGCGGATTTTTTCGTTCaatacatcaaatgaaagcTAAGAACTTTTTATAATCTTTTAAAATAGCtatttgaaattgaaatcagaatttgaattgaaatcggccaaaaatctgacaatgCAACTtaaaaggccaagtcacactgcagcaataacgaaaacgatcacgataacgacgcaaagagaacgcattctattggttgaatgtgtcacgcagaatacgcccgcGCCAGtcaaccaatgggagactttctgggacgatagagggcagcagacttaccgggtaaatccattgttctcagaattatgcgcatgttcagaactacgtaaacaatggaaacttacccggtatgtctgctgccacctagcgttggaaagtctcctattgagggcgattgagggcgtgcattttcaacgttatcgttttcgttctcgttatcgttcttgttatcgaaatgtatttatgctaacaaccaATCTTATGTtaacaacaattaatttaagtagttaccaaaagtgtgcactttaaagggtctatgtaacttttgtaggacaaaaaacacaatgtccacagatgtacactaaacttacacagtttgaagataatgatggtagaaaccttccctgaaaatactatgtgctgagatgctgtagtttttgagaaatgagtaaaacaatgtcatgaaaataatattcgtctcatgagacgaaaactattttaatcatttacaaacgtattttcatgacattgttttactcatttctcaaaaacttaagcacctcagttagtaagatttgaagggagctttccactgtcattatcttcaaaccctgtaagtttaatgtaaatctatggacattttgaaaaagtacccaaatcctttaaaaacagCTCCGGAAAACATTACAACAGCGCAGTGTCTTATACTCAATGCTTAATCACAACAAATACAAGATCACTTGTACTCACTTTTAGCGCACAGTGTGTGACTTATCGACTCGGTAAGAAATTAATCGTGGCTAACACTTTGAGTGGTTCGTGTTTGATTAATTTGCGGCCATTACGCCGTTAGACACAATTACTTGAACGGACAGGCGCTGTCAATGGCACAGCATGCCTGTACCTGGCAGCGCTGTTGGGGCTAAGGGAAATCGGCACATTACGCTAGATCTTACTGTTGCGTTACAagattagattttgtttttttagacaaaacaaaacaagacctGTGTTGACTGTATGCTTTGACAATAAACCTTGTAGCTTTGCTAACAAATCAGTCTGTGTACACGCTGGAAGGAATGTTGTGCGTCGAGTAGCTCTTCCGAGCAATGTAAAATTAAACATAAATGCAATTATTTGTGACAGCGTCATTCACTCATTTTACGCATTGCATGCTATGTATGAATAGGTACGATTTTTTTGTCCTGTTGCAGTGTGTCCACATTGAGACCCTTCAAAACATGTCCGCGGGGTCGAGCGAATAGTACGGTGGGTGCAATTTAATTGCTTACGACGTACAACCATAAAGTTCAGGGTAGGTTCAGCTTTCTTCCTTTAAATGCAAGGTTATGCCTTTGATTTtgggaaccgtttgattgtgtTGATCATGTtataaatgtatataataaaactaacttttgcaaatttcattttaaattgtgGTCGCGTTTCGCCGAACATCAGGAGCGagtaatgtccacgcaggaaaatcatacacacaatctgagaagcgttgtTCCTGGCAGTGACGCAGATTCAAATTTATGGGCATACACATTTATATCTTGTTATAAACCACATTACATAGGCCTAAGagaatgtttctcaacatgttgtatactatcaaaagctgttgTTTAGACTTCTAACAACGAGGTTTGTTTTAccactaattttaagagtgacaaCCAAAcgcataccttccctttaacgcaTTATTGTATGGTCTATAAAAGTTCATTTCAAACTATTATAGTCTTGGAGTGACACGACGGTTAAAGAGATCCATTGATTTCCCCTAATATATTTATTccattttgaggttttttttttttcttttacaatatGCCTCTTTACATCTGTGACAGCTGAACAGCTGTTTCAAGCCTTCGTTGCTCTCTTACTTGATGCTTTTAATTATTTACTATTTAGTTTACGTGACTACGGAATGAATGTGTGAAGTTTTGCAGCATAGTTTGCCACAAATTCGAAAAGGTCATCACATAAAACATGTTTCAATACCTCTTCACTTTACCTTCCAGTTCGATAGCGTATTTCTTATGAAATTCTGCCAATAGATTTCTTGGGCCTTATTGCGCTTACTGGGTAGGCCTATACGTCCCCCATGTTTACCTTATGCCATTCGTGTAGCCTTTATTCAAAACGCACGCCTCTGTGGCACCCGTCGCGCTGGTCTTTTTCGTGCGTGACATTAATTGGGTCGTGTGATACCTGGGGTGCCACGTGCGCCTTGAACTAAGGCTGCCATTCGTCGTGGTCATTAAGAATCACAAATCTTTGTCTATTGTactcttgtttttttgtatttgtacttaaATAAATATGTTTATATCCTAATGTTTATCTGTAGTTTAAAAAtagtatatatattttcttatgctctgtaattttaaacgcaagtcagcctctggctgccaagtttggatgtttttaaataaaccaataataaatatacgtttttgttttgtactgcgGGGTTACTGTTTACTTTACGTGACAATCGTTTGAAACGTGCGCAATTAGCTGCACGTCTTGTGACAACTCCAATGGTCAACATGGGACCTTTTTGGTTGCAACTTTCCCTCTACATTGTCAGCAATTTGCGTCCAAGATTTTGtcaatgattaaaggcagtggacactattggtagttactcaaaataattatttgcataaaacctcacttggtaataagtaatggggagaggttgatagtataaaacattctgagaaacggctccctctgaagtgacgtagttttcaagaaaggagtaattgtccaagaatttgatttcgagacctcagatttagaatttgaggtcttgaaatcaagcatctgaaagcacacaacttcgtgtgacaagggtgtttttttctttcgtagttatctcgcaactccgacgaccaattgagctcaaattttcacaggtttgttatttctatgcatgtgttgagatacaccaagtgagaagactggtctttgacaattaccaatagtgtcctctgtctttaagcgcgtgtttttattgtttttaatttggggAGGCATTCCTATTGCCTTGAAAATTGTGAGCCTGTTTTTGTTCCCTTCTTAAGTTTTGTTAGTTTGGTTCATCTGCTATTGTATACGACTGATTTATTACACCAAGGATGCTTgcactattttgtttcctacctcTTCTAATCAAAACACTCTTGATTTATAACCCCTCTGTGGTCGCATGGCATGATCCAATGGTTTATGAGCTGACCAGAGTGATCTcggaaattgtattttttatatcCATTGACAATTGACAACCGATTGGCAGTTTtgtcatacccccccccccctcccaaccaAATAACTGACATCCACTGATTGCACccctattatttttttttttcgatttacGAGGAAAACGGAATGACTCTCAAATGAGTTTGAAATATTATAATAAGCAAGCTTTTTCTGTTGTGGCTCTCCGGCGAAACGTCACAACCACAGAATGTGCGCTTTCGGCAGGCAGTGTTTCGGTCAAATTGGTGATTTCGTTAGTTTAGTTATGGTGCCGAATGACTCCGGCCGAGTATACAATAGCTACAAAATTGGCTACGATTAAAGAAAGCCCCAAATTTGATACCGAATTAATTGACTAGTTGCTAGCTAAAGAGGTATACGGTCTGTTGCCTTTCTACTTTTACTTATTAGACTTACTTGTCTGAGACAAGTAATTTTAAAGGAAcgcattgccttggatcggacgagttggtctataaaaaaaacgtttgaaaccgatttttataaaatgcatatggttagaaagatgttttaaacgtagaatacaatgatccacacaagtatcactcaaaattgcacggttttcattttacgtcgcgaactaacctggtcggccatttatgggagtcaaaaatttgactcctataaaaggccgaccgtgttttTAGGAGacgatgtaaaaagaaaaccacgcaatttcaaggcatatttgtgtaaatcattgtattctacttttacagcatctttctaaccatatcgattttataacaaacggatacagaacgcttttcaaagagcaactcgaccgatccaaggcaacgtgttcctttaatacagtAGAAATTGTCTTAGCTCAGAAAGTTTTTAcgtggctaaaaaaaaaatcgtctgTCTTCTTGTCCGGGTACAATCATGTGTACCAACAAAAACATTCTATCCGTGGTAGctaatttacatttttattttgtgttttccaGCATCATGTCGAACCTCACGGGGGTCGACCCCACCGCCTCGTCCCCAGGCAGTTGGACCCCGTATTCCACGGAGACCTTCGTGATGAACTCCTCGGACGATGagacagcgccctctctcggTAATATGATGGAAGTCAATGAGGACACCGCGCCAATGATCGTTTACTCTGTTGTGGATAAGATGCTGATCATCGTTGTCATGCCGATAATCTTCACCATCGGCGTGCTGGGAAATAGTGCAGTGATTATTGCATTCTTCCGCTACTTATACATGAGGACGGTGACCAACCACTATCTTATCAATCTTGCCGTTGCAGACCTGACATTTTTGCTCTTCTCGGTGCCCCAGTTTTGGGTGCAGTACTTAACCACGCCAATCATAGGCGACTACACGTATCTTCCTTTAGAGTTCTGCAAAATCAATATCTTTTTAACTGACAGTGCTGTCATTGCGTCTGCACTGATAGTCATCCTAGTGACGTTCGAGAGGTACATTGCTACTTGCTGGCCGTTTCGTTTTCGACGTTTCAGCACCAAAAAACGGACGGTCATTTTGTGCTCATTGGTGTGGCTCTTCTCGCTTACCTACAAAGTCCCGTCGCTGGTGTTCTCCGTGAAAGTCAAGTACGCCCTCATGTGGGACATGCCGCCCACGAATTCATCGTCAGTGCGCCCTCAGTCGGTTGAATATTGCGATTACTGCTACCCTCGTAACGCCCTGCAATGTGTCCGCTTTCGAAAATCCATGACCTTTGACCAGTTATTGTTACTCTCCGTCATTCCAGTGACGTGTATCTTATACACGTTGACCATGATTCAACTCCACAAGTCGGCGCGTGCAACCTACGTCACGGTCTTGGAGGGAGTGACGTCAAACATCGTCAAGAAGCAAGTTGTGCGCATGCTCATCGTTACCATTGTGGTCTACATCATCTGCATCACCCCGTTTAGAATTCTGAACCTCTTCAACATCTACGAGCACTCGCTGCCGCCTAATCTGATCTGGGTCATGGTCAACATATCGCGGATCATGATTTACACGAACTCGGCCGTTAATCCCTTCATTTACAACGTCATGAGCGAAAGGTACAGGCGAGCTTTTAAGGACTTGTTCGTTATGTGTTGGCCATGCTGTCCGAAGGATCGACGTATGGCTAATAATAATGGCTCGTTAGAAATCGGAATGAAGCTGTGTAGGCTTCCGTCTGACAGGAGATATGTGTAGTGTACTTGTGTCTCGTTAATTTAACGTAATTGTCCTTGGAATGTCTTAAAGTAACAATATTATTGTCTGTAGTCTTGATATTTTGGAACGCTCTCTAGAGTCGGTGGCTGAGTTAaggcggtgtgttcttggccTGAGTGGGTGCAGTGTTCGCACGCCCAACCGATGAGAACACCACCTGTGAACAACGCTGAACAAGATCACCACACCACCCTCCAGCGGGGGTCAGTCCAACTTCGTTCCCAGAGTTTGTCGAACAGTAAGAGGCTGACGGCTCTCTCACTGTAAACATGGTTGgaaataaagtaaaccatggggaCGAGATTGGGATCTTTGAGAACAACACACTGTACAAAATGGCACTACATTATCATCGTTCGGGTGGAAGATACATGAACAGTGATGTACGTGTTCTTGATCATCCAACAACACACCGCCTGAACTCGATCATCGATGCTCGTTTGAACAATGTCGACAGAGGGCGCAATTATAGTATCACGACGTACTTCAATTTTCGATTCAATCATATTGAAGTAAAGAAGACTGTTCCCTGCTGCTTCTGTCCTCCGGGAAGAATGATGTGTCTGCATAAAATGTCGCCATCTTGATTGTTTGGTCTGCATCGCTCAACGGAGACTGTGGTCTTCACAGCTTGCCCCGTATAGGCGCAATTGAATTGCTGAAGCAATTAGAAACCCTAATTATTAACCCTCGCCCGAAAAAGGGAGAATCGTTATATTGTAGTCTGATAACGTTTTAAACGTTACATGATTTTAATGGCAGCTGGGACTTTTCTTTTTGGCGTTATGCTTTATAAAGGCTAAACACGAGTGCAAAGATTTGCGGACTAACTCACTCTTAACAGCTCAAATCATTTCAACAGGCTCTTGGAGCGGGACTCGGTGGATGGAAACGGCTTATGGTTGGACTTTAATTTATTGAAATCGTCTATTATGTAGTCTCAGGCATACACGTTTAGTGACACTGTATGTTTTAGCTCATCGTCAATAGACgaattgcacatgacgtcattggacaccatctttgatgtgaaacaatggaaaatgtCAATACGGTCAATGCAAGGAATACGAGGCATTCACTGAACTGTTTGTTTAGAGAGTATAGATGAACCTGTTTTCTTCGGCAACGTGGTTGTTGGATGCCATTGTGGTTTGAATGCAGCATGCGCAACACACTAGTCTTGCacccaaaaattgataaaatgctCCAAAATGTGATACAGTGACgaatgaattttcttttaaaggaaaTGCGATTCCTCATGTTCATAGAAAACGAGTTAGTACTTTATAGTTTAATTAGCTCGGTCTGTACACAGAAGAgtaatttgtatttaaaggtCATGGTGTTTTTGTCGGGAGAAGGGTTTGTCCTTAGTgtcactgtgtgtgtgtgtgtgttcgtGTCCCCCGTTACGATACATTGACCCATATACGATACATTGACCCATATCCACCTAACTATAGGCAacattccatagagctgcttaagcacaaacaaccTTTAGCACAACGACATTTTGCTTGCCAGAATAATCTTACCAgccaaataccatgtcacatgttcaatttatgactggtatacGTTGACTCATACAATGAatatagggtagatggccttagctttcgatccaaaccggacctttttcagaggcataaaataagcacaaaccaatacatatccatttatagaaaaagggAGGGGAAAGGGGTTAAGGGAatgatccagaaagaagcgggaaaataacagccaatcaaagttttatttcagaaacaattggtggctatgaaccaataggattTGACCCATATCTATACatattgggcccaatttcacaaatacAACTTAAGTTAAAACAATTACatgttttgcttaccagaataaggttgccagccaaaataccatgtaaaacgtgtgcaatctgtgactggtgccctgctcatttctgctaagcagaaaattgcttagcattattttctcttataagcagctctgtgaaattgggcctgtgTCACTATTATAGACACTGTTCCTGTCTAAGCCCATGTAGTTCCCGTGATGGAGTGTCTGCGTTTATAGGGATGGATTCCCCCTgtcagtgacgtaagctttccatatttgtgttttgattggtctgaggtgatgtgggtgcagctgTCAAACGTCacttcggaccaatcaaaacacagatattgaACTTCCGCTCGTCTGCACGGCGTGAGTCCTGTGTATTATGTAATGTAGTATATGTACGAATGATTTGACTGcgtatgtgaaatgaatgtagatGAATGGT of the Asterias rubens chromosome 3, eAstRub1.3, whole genome shotgun sequence genome contains:
- the LOC117288526 gene encoding D(2) dopamine receptor-like, giving the protein MSNLTGVDPTASSPGSWTPYSTETFVMNSSDDETAPSLGNMMEVNEDTAPMIVYSVVDKMLIIVVMPIIFTIGVLGNSAVIIAFFRYLYMRTVTNHYLINLAVADLTFLLFSVPQFWVQYLTTPIIGDYTYLPLEFCKINIFLTDSAVIASALIVILVTFERYIATCWPFRFRRFSTKKRTVILCSLVWLFSLTYKVPSLVFSVKVKYALMWDMPPTNSSSVRPQSVEYCDYCYPRNALQCVRFRKSMTFDQLLLLSVIPVTCILYTLTMIQLHKSARATYVTVLEGVTSNIVKKQVVRMLIVTIVVYIICITPFRILNLFNIYEHSLPPNLIWVMVNISRIMIYTNSAVNPFIYNVMSERYRRAFKDLFVMCWPCCPKDRRMANNNGSLEIGMKLCRLPSDRRYV